The following are encoded in a window of Gemmatimonadota bacterium genomic DNA:
- a CDS encoding carboxypeptidase-like regulatory domain-containing protein, with the protein MRSGARVRLAAVVMAGAVVAGAATACGKRDVTPPGVVCALYAAAGLNVTVTDSVSGAPVSGATVVAVGRNGARNDSTITGSGGTAALLYEAPGSFDVTVRLTGYTTWSRAGIAIAKDVCHVIPVSLGARLQRP; encoded by the coding sequence ATGCGCTCAGGAGCCCGTGTGCGGTTGGCAGCTGTTGTGATGGCAGGAGCGGTCGTGGCCGGTGCCGCGACCGCGTGTGGCAAGCGCGACGTCACGCCGCCCGGCGTGGTGTGCGCGCTGTATGCGGCCGCCGGTTTGAATGTGACGGTGACCGATTCGGTGAGTGGTGCGCCGGTGAGTGGCGCGACGGTGGTGGCCGTTGGGCGCAATGGCGCGCGCAACGATTCCACCATTACGGGGAGCGGCGGGACGGCCGCGCTCTTGTATGAGGCGCCTGGCTCATTTGATGTGACCGTGCGGTTGACCGGTTACACGACGTGGAGCCGCGCCGGCATTGCGATCGCCAAGGATGTGTGCCACGTGATCCCGGTGTCGCTCGGGGCGAGGCTGCAGCGTCCCTAG
- a CDS encoding ATP-binding protein — translation MKNDSALSPTASTFARVLGVMLVVEIGIMLLLGALPPMPEYVQAIVDAALLTVIAGPLVWRIVAGPLRQATRAEQYRLEARTSGILMAAADGLVVADVSGRITVFNAAAEQLFGFTAREVIGKKLSVLVPTEHAAALETFVRQFTLARDSDERKLSQRDRAPVRRKGGDLFVADMSFARFSDETGTLLVVTVRDATSRVRLEHELVVAKEQAEAGVRAKDTFLSHVSSQIRTPANAMIGMSGMLLDTALDAEQHDIAENVRNNGQQLLAILNDILDFAKIENGQLALETQEFQVREVIASAIDFVSDRALAKGLRLTCRVSDDVPVSVLADASRVRQVVANLVENAVKYTRDGDVSVVVSASRPSTGRALLQVSVTDSGEGVTRDNMEALFLPFGAALRGGVRRRGGTGLGLAISKRLSELMGGELWVDSAARKGSTFTFTLPAEIGAMSQPRETVLSAIDTKMGAKYPLHILIADDNPVNAKVAQHILERMGYRPDVVADGVEAYVNAGRQKYDVILMDVQMPTMDGLEATRRIRQLPKGAGLDVRIVAMTGGTLDGNRTAALDAGMNDFLAKPLRVEELQETLIRAAEMRMFAAA, via the coding sequence ATGAAGAACGATTCAGCACTGTCGCCCACTGCCTCGACCTTTGCGCGCGTGCTCGGCGTGATGCTCGTCGTTGAGATTGGCATCATGCTGCTACTCGGCGCTTTGCCGCCGATGCCAGAGTACGTGCAGGCAATCGTCGATGCCGCGCTGCTGACGGTCATTGCGGGTCCGCTGGTCTGGCGCATCGTTGCCGGCCCGTTGCGTCAGGCGACGCGCGCCGAGCAGTATCGACTCGAGGCGCGCACGAGCGGCATTCTGATGGCGGCGGCCGACGGCCTCGTGGTAGCGGACGTGAGCGGACGCATCACCGTGTTCAATGCCGCGGCGGAGCAGCTCTTTGGCTTTACGGCGCGTGAAGTGATTGGCAAGAAGTTGAGCGTGCTGGTGCCCACGGAGCATGCGGCGGCGCTGGAAACGTTTGTGCGGCAGTTCACGCTGGCGCGCGACTCGGACGAGCGAAAGCTGTCGCAGCGCGACCGCGCGCCGGTGCGTCGCAAGGGCGGCGATCTGTTTGTGGCGGATATGTCGTTTGCGCGTTTCTCCGATGAAACTGGTACGCTGTTGGTGGTGACGGTGCGCGACGCGACGTCGCGTGTGCGTCTGGAGCATGAGTTGGTGGTGGCCAAGGAGCAGGCCGAAGCGGGCGTGCGGGCCAAGGACACCTTCCTCTCGCACGTGAGCAGCCAGATTCGGACGCCGGCGAACGCGATGATTGGCATGAGCGGCATGTTGCTCGATACCGCGCTCGACGCCGAACAGCACGACATCGCCGAGAATGTGCGCAATAACGGACAACAGCTGCTTGCGATTCTTAACGACATTTTGGATTTCGCCAAAATCGAAAACGGCCAGCTCGCGCTGGAGACGCAGGAGTTCCAGGTGCGCGAAGTGATTGCCTCGGCGATCGACTTTGTGAGCGACCGTGCCCTCGCCAAGGGGCTGCGCTTGACCTGCCGCGTGTCGGACGATGTGCCGGTGAGTGTGTTGGCCGACGCGTCGCGTGTGCGTCAGGTGGTGGCGAACCTCGTGGAGAACGCGGTGAAGTACACGCGCGATGGCGACGTGAGTGTGGTGGTGAGCGCGAGCCGCCCGTCCACGGGCCGCGCGTTGCTGCAGGTGAGCGTGACCGATTCGGGCGAGGGCGTAACGCGCGACAACATGGAAGCGCTCTTCCTGCCGTTTGGTGCGGCGCTGCGCGGTGGCGTGCGTCGTCGTGGCGGCACGGGGCTCGGGTTGGCCATCAGTAAGCGGTTGTCGGAGTTGATGGGTGGCGAGTTGTGGGTGGACAGCGCCGCGCGAAAAGGATCGACCTTCACCTTTACGCTCCCCGCCGAGATTGGCGCGATGTCGCAGCCGCGCGAGACGGTGTTGAGCGCGATCGACACGAAGATGGGGGCCAAGTATCCGTTGCACATTCTGATTGCCGACGACAACCCCGTGAACGCCAAGGTGGCGCAGCACATTCTTGAACGGATGGGCTACCGTCCCGACGTCGTGGCGGATGGTGTGGAAGCGTATGTGAATGCCGGCCGTCAGAAATACGATGTGATTTTGATGGACGTGCAGATGCCGACGATGGATGGGTTGGAAGCGACGCGTCGCATTCGGCAGTTGCCCAAGGGCGCGGGGCTCGACGTGCGCATTGTGGCCATGACCGGCGGCACGCTCGACGGCAACCGTACGGCGGCGCTGGATGCCGGGATGAATGATTTCTTGGCCAAGCCGCTGCGCGTGGAAGAGTTGCAGGAGACGTTGATTCGCGCGGCCGAGATGCGGATGTTTGCGGCGGCGTAA
- a CDS encoding gamma carbonic anhydrase family protein: MKPTVPPSAFIHDTAVVIGRVTLGERASVWPTAVLRGDIDAIVIGDDTNVQDGAVLHCDEGLPCTVGARVTVGHRAVVHGCTVEDDCLIGIGAIVLNRAVIGRGSMVGAGAVVAEGTVVPPGSLVLGVPGKIRPLTPEQAARIGHGYASYVSMAQRHRLGEFER, from the coding sequence GCCTTTATTCACGACACGGCGGTTGTTATTGGCCGCGTCACGCTCGGTGAGCGCGCGAGCGTGTGGCCCACGGCCGTGCTCCGCGGCGACATTGACGCCATTGTGATTGGCGACGACACCAACGTGCAGGACGGCGCCGTGCTGCACTGCGACGAAGGGCTCCCCTGCACGGTGGGCGCACGGGTCACGGTGGGGCACCGCGCGGTGGTCCATGGCTGCACCGTGGAGGACGACTGCCTCATTGGAATTGGGGCGATTGTGCTCAACCGGGCGGTGATCGGGCGAGGGAGCATGGTGGGGGCTGGGGCCGTGGTCGCGGAAGGAACGGTCGTGCCCCCCGGCAGTCTCGTCCTCGGTGTACCCGGCAAAATCCGGCCGCTGACCCCAGAGCAGGCCGCGCGCATCGGGCACGGATATGCTTCCTATGTATCAATGGCGCAACGACATAGGCTCGGAGAGTTCGAAAGGTAG